In Caldicellulosiruptor morganii, the following proteins share a genomic window:
- the thrC gene encoding threonine synthase, with product MQYTSTRGGQNVHSKEAIYLGIANDGGLFTPVKIPKMDFEYLEGLNSYKDLAKYIFSLYLTDFSEEEITDCVNKAYATDRFDTENVVGLKKLDSNLFALELWHGPTYAFKDIALQLLPHLLIRSMPDSYKRALILVATSGDTGKAALEGFRDVERTRIVVFYPSEGVSDVQKRQMTTQEGKNTHVAGIIGNFDDAQSGVKEIFTNTEYVKIINEKGYFFTSANSINFGRLLPQIVYYIWSYLELLRKGFLKEGERINFVVPTGNFGNILAGYFAKVMGVPVNRLIVASNINSVVSDFINTGIYDRRREFYKTISPSMDILVASNLERLLYLVTESFERVKKYMSDLKENGYFKVEDDVLKSIQSNFWGDFSTDFETRQAIKWVYREYSYLIDTHSAVGFDVYRKYKEKTSDMTKTVLLQTANPYKFAKDVLNALTDDEYNDIDPFEAIEMLLKTTGVEVPKGIRDILSKPVLHPDVIEKDKMFEFILEKIKDS from the coding sequence ATGCAGTACACAAGTACGCGAGGAGGACAGAATGTTCATTCAAAAGAAGCCATCTATCTGGGAATAGCAAATGATGGTGGGCTTTTTACACCGGTTAAAATACCAAAGATGGATTTTGAGTATTTAGAAGGTCTAAATTCCTATAAAGACCTTGCAAAGTATATTTTTTCACTTTATCTTACTGACTTTTCTGAAGAAGAGATTACAGATTGTGTAAATAAGGCTTATGCAACTGACAGGTTTGATACAGAGAATGTGGTTGGTTTAAAAAAACTTGACAGCAATCTGTTTGCACTTGAGCTCTGGCATGGTCCAACATATGCCTTTAAAGACATTGCACTGCAACTGCTCCCACATCTTTTAATAAGATCAATGCCGGATAGCTATAAAAGGGCACTTATACTTGTTGCAACCTCAGGTGATACGGGAAAGGCTGCTTTAGAAGGCTTCAGGGATGTTGAGAGGACCAGGATTGTTGTTTTCTATCCATCTGAAGGTGTCTCTGATGTGCAAAAAAGACAGATGACCACTCAGGAAGGCAAAAACACCCATGTTGCAGGTATAATTGGTAACTTTGACGATGCGCAAAGTGGAGTAAAGGAGATTTTCACAAATACCGAATATGTAAAGATAATCAATGAAAAGGGCTACTTTTTTACCTCTGCAAACTCCATTAACTTTGGAAGACTTTTACCTCAAATTGTTTACTATATATGGAGCTATCTTGAGCTTTTGAGAAAAGGGTTTTTGAAAGAAGGAGAAAGGATAAATTTTGTTGTACCAACCGGCAATTTCGGGAATATCCTGGCGGGGTATTTTGCAAAGGTTATGGGAGTGCCTGTAAACAGGCTAATTGTTGCTTCAAATATAAACTCGGTTGTTTCGGATTTTATTAACACAGGTATTTATGATAGAAGAAGAGAGTTTTACAAAACAATCTCGCCTTCTATGGATATTCTGGTTGCAAGCAATTTGGAAAGGCTTCTGTATCTGGTGACAGAGAGTTTTGAAAGGGTAAAAAAATACATGTCTGATTTGAAAGAAAATGGGTATTTTAAGGTTGAAGATGATGTTTTAAAATCAATACAGTCGAATTTCTGGGGAGATTTTTCAACAGATTTTGAAACCAGACAGGCTATAAAGTGGGTTTACAGAGAGTATTCTTATCTTATTGATACGCACTCAGCGGTTGGATTTGATGTATACAGAAAATACAAAGAAAAAACATCTGACATGACAAAGACGGTCCTTTTGCAGACCGCAAACCCTTACAAGTTTGCAAAAGATGTGCTAAACGCGCTGACTGATGATGAATATAATGATATTGACCCGTTTGAAGCAATTGAAATGCTGCTCAAGACTACCGGTGTTGAGGTGCCAAAAGGTATAAGAGATATTCTGTCAAAACCGGTTTTGCACCCTGATGTGATTGAGAAGGACAAAATGTTTGAATTTATATTAGAGAAAATAAAAGATAGTTAA
- a CDS encoding redox-sensing transcriptional repressor Rex yields MFKKKNISLAVIRRLPRYLRYVEDLLNHDVMRISSSELSQRMGYTASQVRQDFNNFGGFGQQGYGYNTQVLYENLVKILGLDRHFKMIIAGVGNLGQALANYTNFYKKGFRLVGLFDVDPQKVGRSIRNVEIKHINKMREFIKKNDVDIGVLCVPADVAQEVANLMMEGGIKGIWNFTAKEIDVKDDVVVENVHLIDSLMVLSYRLNEKLIEKENADQK; encoded by the coding sequence TTGTTTAAAAAGAAGAACATCTCTCTTGCAGTAATAAGGAGATTACCACGGTATCTACGATATGTGGAGGATTTACTAAATCATGACGTTATGAGAATTTCCTCGTCGGAGCTTAGCCAGAGGATGGGATATACAGCCTCACAGGTAAGACAAGACTTTAACAACTTTGGTGGATTTGGGCAACAGGGATATGGATACAATACTCAGGTTCTATATGAGAATCTTGTAAAGATACTGGGACTTGACAGGCACTTTAAGATGATCATTGCCGGTGTTGGTAATCTTGGACAGGCTCTGGCAAACTACACCAATTTCTATAAAAAGGGTTTCAGGTTGGTAGGGTTATTTGATGTTGACCCTCAAAAGGTTGGAAGAAGTATCAGAAATGTAGAAATTAAGCATATTAATAAAATGAGGGAATTTATAAAGAAAAATGATGTAGATATAGGAGTTCTGTGTGTCCCGGCCGATGTTGCTCAGGAGGTTGCAAATCTTATGATGGAAGGCGGAATAAAAGGTATCTGGAATTTCACTGCCAAAGAGATTGATGTAAAAGATGATGTTGTTGTGGAGAATGTTCATTTGATTGACAGTCTTATGGTACTTTCGTACAGACTCAATGAGAAGTTGATTGAGAAGGAGAATGCGGATCAAAAATAA
- a CDS encoding FtsB family cell division protein, with protein sequence MKKFFKVVKRLFVLAFVVFFSIYAITTIVKQQMILNQVKAQQKEVVQQIEKIKKENEHLKRLAQYIDTKEYIQQVAREKLGLVGKNEIVFIDRNKKKKE encoded by the coding sequence GTGAAAAAATTTTTTAAAGTTGTAAAAAGGCTTTTTGTATTGGCATTTGTAGTATTCTTTTCAATATATGCCATAACGACAATTGTAAAGCAGCAGATGATTTTAAACCAGGTAAAAGCCCAGCAAAAAGAGGTAGTCCAGCAAATTGAAAAAATAAAGAAAGAAAATGAACATCTGAAAAGACTTGCCCAATATATTGACACAAAAGAGTATATTCAGCAGGTTGCACGTGAAAAGCTTGGGCTTGTTGGGAAAAATGAGATTGTATTTATTGATAGAAATAAAAAGAAAAAAGAATAG
- the yabQ gene encoding spore cortex biosynthesis protein YabQ, with translation MQDVFKQLSDFFYCSIIGMVVGLIYDTFFFKKILKRRTRDLIFFISSTLSTVIIILGLYHINYYTIRWYTFLAICSGFWFYKSSISFLYIRILKKVNKILSFNKR, from the coding sequence ATGCAGGATGTTTTTAAGCAACTTTCAGATTTTTTCTATTGTTCAATTATTGGGATGGTTGTTGGATTAATATATGACACCTTCTTTTTCAAAAAGATATTAAAAAGGCGGACAAGAGATCTGATATTTTTTATATCTTCTACGTTGTCAACCGTGATAATAATTTTGGGACTGTATCATATCAATTACTATACAATCCGATGGTATACATTTTTAGCAATTTGCAGTGGCTTCTGGTTTTACAAAAGTTCAATTTCCTTTTTGTACATAAGAATTTTAAAAAAGGTGAACAAAATTTTATCTTTTAACAAAAGATGA
- a CDS encoding YabP/YqfC family sporulation protein, producing MIAEDRKNTKTKVHNILIENRERISINGVDDVESFDENNVILVIDEELLIIKGFNLKVNKINTETGEVFIEGQIYSLEYGEPPKKGLFGKLFK from the coding sequence ATGATAGCAGAAGATAGAAAGAATACAAAAACAAAGGTTCACAATATTCTTATAGAAAACAGAGAAAGAATTTCAATAAATGGCGTTGACGATGTTGAAAGTTTTGATGAGAACAATGTTATCCTGGTTATTGACGAGGAACTTCTCATCATAAAAGGGTTTAATTTGAAGGTAAACAAAATCAATACTGAAACAGGAGAGGTATTTATAGAAGGGCAGATTTATTCACTTGAGTATGGTGAGCCGCCTAAAAAGGGACTATTCGGGAAACTATTCAAATAA
- a CDS encoding RNA-binding S4 domain-containing protein: MRIDKYLKVSRIIKRRTLAQEACDSGRVFVNGKMAKPSTEVKVGDIIEVHFGDRVFKCRVTSVDEKVQKNLASNMYEIIE, encoded by the coding sequence ATGCGCATAGATAAGTATCTGAAGGTGTCGAGGATAATCAAAAGACGAACGCTTGCCCAGGAAGCATGTGACAGCGGGAGAGTTTTTGTAAATGGGAAAATGGCAAAACCCTCAACAGAGGTAAAAGTTGGAGATATTATTGAAGTGCATTTTGGTGATAGGGTTTTTAAATGCAGAGTTACAAGTGTTGATGAGAAGGTACAGAAAAATCTTGCAAGCAATATGTATGAGATAATAGAGTAA
- a CDS encoding HU family DNA-binding protein, producing the protein MNKTDLISAMAEKSGLTKKDAEKALNAFVDAVTEALSKGEKVQLVGFGSFEVRERAERVGRNPQTQEEIKIPATKVPVFKAGKMLKDAVAK; encoded by the coding sequence ATGAACAAGACAGATTTGATTTCAGCAATGGCAGAAAAGAGCGGGCTTACCAAAAAGGACGCAGAAAAGGCACTCAATGCGTTTGTAGACGCTGTTACAGAAGCACTCTCCAAGGGGGAAAAGGTTCAACTTGTTGGTTTTGGTTCATTTGAGGTAAGAGAAAGAGCAGAGAGGGTTGGAAGAAATCCACAGACTCAAGAAGAGATTAAGATTCCAGCAACAAAAGTTCCTGTATTCAAGGCAGGCAAGATGTTAAAAGATGCTGTTGCAAAGTAA
- the mazG gene encoding nucleoside triphosphate pyrophosphohydrolase, protein MKESFEELVRIMEILRSKCPWDRQQTHESLKKYLIEETYEVIEAIDEKNDAKLKEELGDLLLQVVFHDRIAQERGVFDIYEVIHDICQKMKQRHTHVFGEDSFETAEKVLQNWDRVKSKEKEIKTVAEAMQSIPKHLPALMRSYKVQEKAARVGFDWDNYKDALKKVYEELGEFEENLSKNSGQEKLQEELGDILFAVVNVARFFNIDPEEALSKTVKKFITRFSYIEQQAEKQGKKLNEMTLKDMDKFWEEAKKI, encoded by the coding sequence ATGAAGGAAAGCTTTGAAGAACTTGTCAGGATAATGGAAATCCTGCGCAGCAAATGTCCATGGGACAGGCAGCAGACACATGAAAGTCTTAAAAAGTACCTGATTGAAGAGACATATGAGGTTATTGAGGCTATAGATGAAAAGAATGATGCAAAACTCAAGGAAGAGCTTGGTGATCTGCTTTTGCAGGTGGTATTTCATGACAGAATAGCTCAGGAAAGAGGCGTTTTTGATATTTATGAAGTAATTCATGATATATGCCAGAAGATGAAGCAAAGACACACTCATGTATTTGGAGAAGACAGCTTTGAGACGGCTGAGAAAGTTCTGCAAAATTGGGACAGGGTAAAGAGCAAAGAAAAAGAAATAAAAACGGTGGCAGAGGCAATGCAAAGTATCCCAAAACATCTTCCTGCACTTATGCGAAGCTATAAGGTTCAGGAGAAGGCAGCAAGGGTGGGTTTTGACTGGGACAATTACAAAGATGCGTTGAAAAAGGTGTATGAAGAACTTGGCGAGTTTGAAGAGAATCTGTCGAAAAATAGTGGTCAGGAAAAACTTCAGGAGGAGCTGGGGGATATCCTTTTTGCAGTTGTTAATGTTGCAAGGTTTTTTAACATTGACCCTGAAGAAGCACTTTCCAAGACAGTTAAAAAATTTATAACCAGATTTTCCTATATAGAGCAGCAAGCTGAGAAACAGGGTAAAAAATTGAATGAAATGACACTAAAAGATATGGACAAATTTTGGGAAGAAGCAAAAAAAATTTAA
- a CDS encoding sporulation transcriptional regulator SpoIIID: MKEDIEKRALLAAKLLIRYNATVRKVAKILGVSKSTVHNDLTWRLYKINKGLYKQVRAILDKNKQKRHIRGGEATRRKYFAKKEKASLQNSGII, from the coding sequence TTGAAGGAGGATATAGAAAAAAGAGCTCTGCTTGCAGCAAAGCTTTTAATCAGGTATAATGCAACTGTAAGAAAAGTGGCTAAGATTCTGGGGGTTTCAAAGTCAACAGTCCACAATGACTTAACCTGGCGACTTTACAAAATAAACAAAGGACTATACAAACAGGTGAGGGCTATACTGGATAAAAATAAGCAGAAAAGGCATATTCGAGGTGGGGAGGCAACAAGGAGAAAATATTTTGCAAAAAAAGAGAAGGCTTCTTTGCAAAACAGTGGTATAATATAG
- a CDS encoding sulfide/dihydroorotate dehydrogenase-like FAD/NAD-binding protein, whose product MNEIVIKKNLAPDVWLMGIFSPQVAKKAKPGQFVILRVVEKGERIPLTIADFDREKGIVYIIFQVVGKTTAILATLNEKDSIEDFVGPLGMPYEHNPDDKSYLFIAGGLGIPAIFSKVKMLYSEGKKIDIIIGGRSKENIFFEDELKKYCDNLYISTNDGSYGKKGFVTDVLKDLLESGKRYDEVFAVGPILMMKAVVDITRQYNIKTLVSLNPIMVDGTGMCGGCRVLVGNEVKFACVDGPIFNGFDVDFESLIKRNSYYQDIEKEAFEKHKCKIGLGD is encoded by the coding sequence ATGAACGAAATTGTGATTAAGAAAAACCTGGCACCAGATGTGTGGCTGATGGGAATATTTTCTCCACAGGTTGCCAAAAAAGCAAAGCCAGGACAGTTTGTAATCCTCAGGGTTGTAGAAAAAGGCGAGAGGATTCCACTTACAATAGCCGATTTTGACAGAGAAAAGGGGATTGTATATATAATATTCCAGGTTGTGGGAAAAACAACAGCCATTCTGGCAACCCTAAACGAAAAAGACTCTATAGAAGACTTTGTTGGTCCTCTGGGTATGCCATATGAACACAACCCGGATGACAAATCCTATCTTTTTATTGCAGGCGGGCTTGGAATACCTGCTATATTTTCAAAGGTTAAAATGCTCTACAGCGAAGGTAAAAAAATAGACATAATCATCGGCGGAAGGTCAAAAGAGAACATATTCTTTGAAGATGAGCTCAAAAAATACTGTGACAATCTGTACATCTCAACAAATGATGGGTCATATGGCAAAAAAGGATTTGTAACAGATGTTTTAAAAGATCTTTTGGAAAGTGGAAAAAGGTATGATGAGGTATTTGCAGTGGGTCCCATTTTGATGATGAAAGCAGTGGTTGACATCACCAGGCAGTACAACATCAAAACACTTGTAAGCCTCAATCCTATCATGGTAGATGGCACCGGGATGTGCGGTGGTTGCAGAGTGCTTGTTGGGAATGAAGTGAAGTTTGCATGTGTTGATGGTCCTATTTTCAATGGATTTGATGTTGACTTTGAAAGTCTTATCAAAAGAAATTCTTACTATCAGGACATTGAAAAAGAGGCTTTTGAAAAACACAAATGCAAAATTGGATTGGGGGATTAG
- the gltA gene encoding NADPH-dependent glutamate synthase, which yields MDAFKRVPVQEQSPDERIKNFDEVCLGYSEDEAILEAQRCLQCKNAPCVKGCPVEVKIPEFISLIRERKFKEGYFKILETNLLPAICGRVCPQETQCEQNCVRGIKGEPIAIGKLERFVADWFRQNCEFEFELPEPNNRKVAIIGSGPAGLSCASGLAKLGYKVTVFEAFHKLGGVLYYGIPEFRLPKEVVEWEIENLKKMGVEFRINMVFGKTFDLNDLKDEDFEAVFISSGAGLPSFLNIEGELLNGIYSANEFLTRINLMKAYKFPEYDTPIKLGKKVGVIGGGNVAMDAARVARRLGAEVYILYRRTEAEMPARKEEIMHAKEEGIEIIELVSPVRFIGDENGHVKALELVKMQLTEPDKSGRCGVKPIEGSNFVFEADNFIVAIGQSPNPLVKKAIPELELNPNGSIKVDQNLMTNIEGVFAGGDIVTGAATVILAMAMGKKAAQSIDNYLKMKNKERK from the coding sequence TTGGACGCATTCAAAAGAGTGCCTGTACAGGAGCAATCACCAGATGAGAGAATAAAAAACTTTGATGAGGTATGCCTTGGTTATTCTGAAGATGAGGCAATCCTGGAAGCTCAAAGGTGTCTTCAGTGTAAAAACGCACCGTGTGTAAAAGGTTGCCCTGTTGAGGTCAAAATTCCAGAATTTATTTCTCTTATCAGAGAAAGGAAATTTAAGGAAGGATATTTCAAAATACTGGAAACAAACCTTCTTCCTGCAATCTGCGGTCGTGTTTGTCCGCAGGAGACACAGTGCGAGCAAAACTGTGTAAGGGGGATAAAAGGCGAGCCAATTGCAATCGGGAAGCTCGAAAGGTTTGTTGCCGACTGGTTCAGGCAGAACTGTGAATTTGAGTTTGAACTGCCCGAACCCAATAACAGAAAAGTGGCAATCATAGGGTCGGGACCTGCCGGACTTTCATGTGCTTCGGGTCTTGCAAAGCTGGGGTATAAAGTTACTGTTTTTGAGGCATTTCATAAACTTGGCGGTGTTTTGTATTATGGAATCCCCGAGTTCAGACTTCCAAAGGAGGTTGTTGAGTGGGAGATAGAAAATTTAAAGAAAATGGGTGTGGAATTCAGAATAAACATGGTTTTTGGCAAGACATTTGATTTAAATGACTTAAAAGATGAGGATTTTGAAGCAGTGTTTATAAGCTCAGGAGCAGGTCTTCCCAGTTTTTTGAACATTGAAGGAGAGCTTCTGAATGGAATATACTCGGCAAATGAGTTTTTGACAAGGATAAATCTGATGAAGGCATACAAATTTCCGGAGTACGATACACCCATTAAACTTGGCAAAAAAGTGGGTGTAATTGGCGGCGGGAATGTAGCAATGGACGCAGCCAGAGTTGCAAGAAGGCTTGGTGCCGAGGTTTATATACTTTACAGAAGAACAGAAGCCGAGATGCCAGCACGAAAAGAAGAAATTATGCACGCAAAAGAAGAGGGGATTGAAATAATTGAGCTTGTAAGCCCGGTTAGATTCATTGGTGATGAAAATGGGCACGTTAAAGCTTTGGAGCTTGTAAAAATGCAGCTGACAGAGCCTGATAAATCAGGCAGGTGTGGAGTAAAACCAATTGAAGGGTCAAATTTTGTGTTTGAAGCGGATAATTTTATTGTGGCAATTGGTCAGAGTCCAAACCCGCTTGTCAAAAAGGCAATACCAGAGCTTGAGCTAAATCCAAATGGTTCTATTAAAGTAGACCAGAATCTCATGACAAATATTGAAGGGGTATTTGCAGGCGGAGATATAGTGACAGGTGCTGCAACAGTAATTCTTGCAATGGCAATGGGCAAAAAAGCAGCACAAAGTATTGATAACTACCTGAAAATGAAAAACAAAGAGAGAAAATAA
- the glnA gene encoding type I glutamate--ammonia ligase, whose amino-acid sequence MKNYTKEDIIRICKEQDVKFIRLQFVDIFGTLKNVAVPVEQLETVLNNEMMFDGSSIEGFVRIQESDMYLRPDLNTFTIFPWRPSPNRVARLICDVYLPDGTPFPGCPRGVLKRMLKKAEEMGYKFYVGPELEFFLFLTDENGNPTLQTHDNAGYFDLGPVDLGEDARRDMVLTLEEMGFEIEASHHEVAPGQHEIDFKYDDALYTADNVVTFKLVVKTIAQRHGLHATFMPKPVFGINGSGMHTNMSLARVLDGKNAFLDPDDRLQLSKEAYYFIGGLMKHAREFALVTNPLVNSYKRLVPGYEAPVYIAWSPRNRSPLIRVPAKRGQATRVELRNPDPAANPYLAFAAVLAAGLDGIKNKIEPPEPVEDNIFEMNEEERVKRGIDSLPGSLEEAIKEFENSQLMREALGDHIFEKYLEAKKLEWDDYRTKVHQWEIDAYLTKY is encoded by the coding sequence ATGAAAAATTACACTAAGGAAGACATTATTCGTATCTGCAAAGAGCAAGACGTTAAGTTTATCAGACTCCAGTTTGTGGACATTTTTGGCACATTGAAAAACGTTGCTGTACCTGTTGAGCAGCTTGAGACAGTACTTAACAACGAGATGATGTTTGATGGTTCATCAATTGAAGGATTTGTCAGAATTCAGGAATCTGACATGTACTTAAGACCGGATTTGAACACCTTTACAATTTTTCCATGGAGACCATCACCAAACAGGGTTGCAAGGCTTATTTGTGATGTATATCTACCGGATGGCACACCGTTCCCTGGCTGCCCGCGTGGTGTTTTGAAGAGGATGCTCAAAAAAGCAGAGGAAATGGGCTATAAATTCTATGTGGGACCCGAGCTTGAATTTTTCCTGTTCCTAACAGATGAAAATGGGAATCCCACTCTTCAAACACACGACAATGCAGGGTATTTTGACTTAGGTCCTGTCGATTTGGGTGAGGATGCAAGAAGGGATATGGTGTTGACACTGGAGGAGATGGGATTTGAGATAGAAGCATCCCATCACGAGGTTGCACCCGGTCAGCATGAGATCGACTTCAAATATGATGATGCGCTTTACACAGCTGACAATGTTGTGACATTTAAACTTGTTGTAAAGACAATTGCACAGAGACACGGACTTCATGCAACCTTCATGCCAAAGCCAGTATTTGGTATTAACGGTTCGGGTATGCATACAAATATGTCTTTAGCAAGGGTATTGGATGGTAAAAATGCATTTTTGGACCCAGATGACAGGCTTCAGCTTTCAAAAGAGGCATACTATTTTATCGGTGGGCTTATGAAACATGCAAGAGAGTTTGCACTTGTTACAAATCCGCTTGTTAACTCTTACAAGAGGCTTGTTCCGGGCTATGAGGCACCTGTTTATATTGCATGGTCACCGAGAAACAGAAGCCCGCTTATAAGAGTTCCGGCTAAAAGAGGTCAGGCAACAAGAGTTGAGCTGAGAAACCCCGACCCGGCAGCAAATCCATACCTTGCATTTGCAGCAGTTCTGGCAGCAGGGCTTGACGGAATAAAGAACAAGATTGAGCCGCCAGAACCGGTCGAAGATAATATTTTTGAAATGAATGAAGAGGAGAGAGTAAAGCGCGGTATTGATAGCCTGCCAGGAAGCTTGGAAGAGGCTATCAAAGAGTTTGAAAACAGCCAGCTCATGAGAGAAGCACTCGGCGACCACATATTTGAAAAGTACCTTGAGGCAAAGAAGCTTGAATGGGACGACTACAGGACAAAGGTACATCAGTGGGAGATTGATGCATACCTCACAAAATACTAA
- the ftsH gene encoding ATP-dependent zinc metalloprotease FtsH, whose product MRNLFKTATIYILIALVILLLVDILTGGLTYNQFLNMSEKRNVIYSELINDINEGKVSRIVLTYNNVSGQYKDGTKFDNVFVPSPDKFLDQIQSAIESKKIEIVTKEPPQVPWWLSTFLPMLIFAGLMIFVWIFMLQQTQGGGSKIMSFTKSRAKTIQDLKKKVTFADVAGADEEKEELKEVIDFLKNPRKYIELGARIPKGILLVGPPGTGKTLLAKAVAGEAGVPFFSISGSDFVEMFVGVGAARVRDLFDQAKRNAPCVVFIDEIDAVGRHRGAGLGGGHDEREQTLNQLLVEMDGFGTNEGIIVMAATNRPDILDPALLRPGRFDRQIVVNVPDAKAREEILKVHARNKPIGQDVDLAQIAKITSGFTGADLENLLNEAALLAARKGKKQINMEEIQEAVAKVLMGPEKRSRVYTEKEKKLTAYHEAGHAIVRTMMPDAEPVHEVSIIPRGYAGGYTMYLPKEDKFYASKSDMMREIVTLLGGRVAEKLVLEDVSTGAASDIKRATKIARDMVTKYGMSDKLGPMTFGTEQEEVFLGRDLALARNYSEEVAAEIDREIKSIIEEAYKKAEEILKQNIDKLHRVANALLEKEKLTGEEFRKLVFEDAQPQLA is encoded by the coding sequence TTGAGAAACTTATTCAAAACAGCAACCATTTATATTTTAATTGCTCTTGTGATTTTATTGCTGGTTGATATTTTAACTGGTGGGCTTACCTACAACCAGTTTTTGAATATGAGTGAAAAAAGGAATGTCATTTACTCGGAGCTGATAAATGACATCAATGAGGGCAAGGTTTCAAGGATAGTGCTGACTTACAACAATGTCTCCGGGCAGTATAAGGATGGGACAAAGTTTGATAACGTGTTTGTGCCATCACCTGACAAATTTCTGGATCAGATACAATCGGCGATTGAATCGAAAAAGATTGAGATTGTGACAAAAGAGCCTCCTCAGGTTCCATGGTGGCTATCAACATTTCTGCCAATGCTGATTTTTGCCGGGCTTATGATTTTTGTGTGGATATTCATGCTCCAGCAAACACAGGGTGGCGGAAGCAAGATAATGTCTTTTACAAAGTCAAGAGCAAAGACCATTCAGGACTTAAAAAAGAAGGTGACATTTGCCGATGTTGCAGGTGCTGATGAAGAGAAAGAAGAGTTAAAAGAGGTTATAGATTTTCTCAAAAACCCGAGAAAGTATATAGAGCTTGGTGCAAGAATTCCAAAGGGCATCTTGCTGGTAGGACCGCCCGGGACAGGTAAGACACTTTTAGCAAAGGCTGTTGCGGGCGAAGCTGGTGTTCCATTTTTCAGCATCTCTGGTTCTGACTTTGTTGAGATGTTTGTTGGTGTTGGTGCTGCAAGGGTTAGAGACCTTTTTGACCAGGCAAAGAGAAATGCACCCTGTGTTGTATTTATAGATGAGATAGACGCGGTTGGTCGACACAGAGGTGCAGGACTTGGCGGTGGTCATGACGAAAGAGAGCAAACCTTAAACCAGCTTCTTGTTGAGATGGACGGGTTTGGTACAAATGAAGGTATAATTGTCATGGCAGCCACAAACAGACCGGACATCCTGGACCCGGCGCTTTTGCGACCTGGCAGGTTTGATAGACAGATTGTTGTAAATGTACCTGATGCGAAGGCAAGAGAGGAGATTTTGAAGGTTCACGCGAGGAACAAGCCGATTGGGCAGGATGTTGACCTTGCTCAAATTGCAAAGATAACATCTGGTTTTACGGGTGCTGACCTTGAAAATTTGCTCAATGAGGCGGCACTTCTGGCTGCACGAAAGGGCAAAAAGCAAATCAATATGGAAGAGATACAGGAAGCTGTTGCAAAGGTTTTGATGGGACCGGAGAAGAGAAGCAGAGTGTATACCGAAAAGGAGAAAAAGCTCACAGCATATCATGAAGCAGGTCACGCAATTGTCAGGACCATGATGCCTGATGCTGAGCCTGTTCATGAAGTATCAATCATACCGCGGGGGTATGCCGGCGGGTATACCATGTATTTACCCAAAGAGGATAAATTCTACGCTTCAAAGTCTGACATGATGAGAGAGATTGTAACTCTTCTTGGTGGAAGGGTTGCAGAAAAGCTTGTTCTGGAAGATGTATCAACCGGGGCAGCTTCGGATATTAAACGTGCCACAAAAATTGCAAGGGATATGGTAACAAAATATGGTATGTCAGATAAACTTGGACCTATGACGTTTGGGACAGAACAGGAAGAAGTATTTTTGGGAAGAGACTTGGCACTTGCAAGGAACTACTCTGAAGAGGTTGCTGCTGAGATAGACAGGGAAATCAAGAGTATAATTGAAGAGGCTTATAAAAAAGCTGAGGAGATTTTAAAGCAGAACATTGACAAACTGCACAGGGTGGCAAATGCACTTTTAGAAAAGGAGAAACTTACAGGCGAAGAGTTCAGAAAGCTTGTATTTGAGGATGCACAGCCACAGCTTGCATAA